A section of the Dermacoccus nishinomiyaensis genome encodes:
- a CDS encoding APC family permease, protein MSPHADSDIPHTEHRLRSGRLGVIAIAFIVVSAAAPLTAMAGGAPVAMLVGNGRGIPFAYLIVSAMLLLFAVGYTAMARHHTSTGAFYAYVARGLGQHAGGAAAWIALLGYNAMQIGLYGLFGSATASFCADNLGFDPPWWACAFVAWAVIALLGYRQVDLSVKVLGVLVAAEFLIVLLLDGAIIGKGGEGGHGGVASHLAWDSFSFDALTSGSLAIALLFNSASYIGFESTTIYSEEAKDPRRTVPRATYLAVAVIGVFYSITTFLMVSAQGGSTLVEHLGGLKPDPTVFLFELGDTYLGSSATKVMSLLFATSVFAALLAFHNAVARYLFALGREGLVPARLGHTHTVHLSPHMGSISQTVLAAVVLTIFVVTDKDPVLALFTWLTQLGTLAILFLMAFASLAVVVFFAKYRGARGKAAADDAVTGDVATAGTGLGGLWRTLVAPALSAVFMGGVAAYAASQFGNLIGDPNSALAWQLPALIGVAVVIGVISSFVLKARAPQQWALMGMDRVKTTDGATEIDGTSAAPTP, encoded by the coding sequence ATGAGTCCGCACGCAGATTCCGACATCCCACACACCGAGCACCGCCTGCGTTCCGGGCGCCTCGGGGTCATCGCGATCGCGTTCATCGTCGTCTCCGCCGCCGCGCCCCTGACGGCGATGGCCGGCGGCGCGCCCGTCGCGATGCTCGTCGGCAACGGGCGAGGCATTCCGTTCGCGTACCTCATCGTCAGCGCCATGCTGCTGCTGTTCGCCGTCGGCTACACCGCGATGGCACGTCACCACACGAGCACGGGCGCGTTCTACGCGTACGTCGCGCGCGGCCTCGGCCAGCATGCCGGCGGCGCTGCGGCGTGGATCGCGCTGCTCGGTTACAACGCCATGCAGATCGGCCTCTACGGCCTCTTCGGCTCGGCCACCGCCAGCTTCTGCGCGGACAACCTCGGCTTCGACCCGCCGTGGTGGGCGTGCGCGTTCGTCGCGTGGGCCGTCATCGCGCTGCTCGGCTACCGCCAGGTCGATCTGTCCGTCAAGGTGCTCGGCGTCCTCGTCGCCGCGGAATTCCTCATCGTCCTCCTGCTCGACGGCGCCATCATCGGCAAGGGTGGGGAGGGCGGCCACGGCGGTGTCGCATCGCACCTGGCCTGGGATTCGTTCAGCTTCGACGCCCTGACAAGCGGTTCGCTCGCCATCGCACTGCTGTTCAACTCGGCGAGCTACATCGGGTTCGAGTCGACGACGATCTACTCGGAGGAGGCGAAGGATCCGCGTCGCACCGTGCCGCGTGCGACGTACCTCGCCGTCGCCGTCATCGGTGTCTTCTACTCGATCACGACGTTCCTCATGGTGAGCGCGCAGGGCGGTTCGACGCTCGTCGAGCACCTCGGCGGCCTCAAGCCGGACCCGACGGTCTTCCTCTTCGAACTGGGCGATACCTACCTCGGTTCGAGCGCGACGAAGGTGATGTCGCTGCTGTTCGCGACATCCGTCTTCGCGGCGCTGCTCGCGTTCCACAACGCCGTCGCGCGCTACCTGTTCGCCCTCGGACGCGAGGGGCTCGTGCCCGCCCGCCTCGGCCACACGCACACGGTGCACCTGTCGCCGCACATGGGCTCGATCAGCCAGACGGTGCTCGCCGCCGTCGTCCTGACGATCTTCGTCGTCACCGACAAGGATCCCGTGCTCGCCCTGTTCACCTGGCTGACGCAGCTCGGCACGCTCGCCATCCTGTTCCTCATGGCGTTCGCGTCGCTCGCCGTGGTCGTGTTCTTCGCGAAGTACCGGGGCGCACGAGGCAAGGCCGCAGCCGACGACGCGGTGACGGGTGACGTCGCCACCGCCGGCACCGGCCTCGGCGGGCTCTGGCGCACCCTCGTCGCGCCCGCGCTCTCGGCCGTGTTCATGGGCGGCGTCGCTGCGTATGCCGCATCGCAGTTCGGCAACCTCATCGGAGACCCGAACAGCGCCCTCGCGTGGCAGCTGCCCGCGCTCATCGGCGTCGCCGTCGTCATCGGTGTCATCTCGTCGTTCGTCCTCAAGGCCCGCGCGCCGCAGCAGTGGGCGCTCATGGGCATGGACCGCGTCAAGACGACCGACGGCGCAACAGAGATCGACGGGACGTCGGCGGCACCGACGCCCTGA
- a CDS encoding YfbM family protein, with protein sequence MGMIWTAYRMDDTEAQRLVTDLTSTGDAPLQALETLEKFDDERMLDVDKAWHALERLYKQAHAPSPISEGRVPDSEDVVVGHVTPARVTAIAAAMGRITPSILRKGYDAKKFTRDEIYPDIWDEDDVLDVYVMPYDAELREFYAKAAEADEAVIWQLN encoded by the coding sequence ATGGGAATGATCTGGACGGCCTACCGCATGGACGATACCGAGGCGCAGCGACTCGTCACTGACCTCACGTCGACGGGTGACGCGCCCCTGCAGGCGCTCGAGACGCTCGAGAAGTTCGACGACGAGCGCATGCTCGATGTCGACAAGGCCTGGCATGCGCTCGAGCGCCTCTACAAGCAGGCGCACGCTCCGAGCCCGATCTCGGAGGGGCGGGTGCCTGACTCCGAGGATGTCGTCGTCGGCCACGTGACGCCCGCGCGGGTGACGGCGATCGCCGCCGCGATGGGCCGCATCACGCCGAGCATCCTGCGCAAGGGCTACGACGCGAAGAAGTTCACGCGCGACGAGATCTACCCGGATATCTGGGACGAGGACGACGTGCTCGACGTGTACGTCATGCCCTACGACGCCGAGCTGCGCGAGTTCTACGCCAAGGCAGCCGAGGCGGACGAAGCCGTCATCTGGCAGCTGAACTGA
- a CDS encoding maleylpyruvate isomerase family mycothiol-dependent enzyme has protein sequence MSHEITWKSVHDERESLLEDLAGLSDAQWRAPSLCEDWSVQQVVAHLASSARTSKASAAKQMLTHKGNVQAVIDAGVARFSGGTPAETLEAFRESMHERVAPFSAEAALGEVVVHAEDIRRALDIEHTYPAETLRQLADHYKDAGLGMGAGDRIKGLHLMATDQKWETGKGDVVSGPIIALIMTMLGRTAYLDDLSGDGVETYRARLTR, from the coding sequence ATGTCGCACGAGATCACCTGGAAGTCCGTCCACGACGAGCGCGAGTCGCTGCTCGAGGATCTCGCGGGGCTGAGTGACGCGCAGTGGCGCGCCCCGTCGCTGTGCGAGGACTGGAGCGTGCAGCAGGTTGTCGCGCACCTCGCGTCGTCGGCGCGCACGTCGAAGGCGAGCGCCGCGAAGCAGATGCTGACGCACAAGGGCAACGTCCAGGCCGTCATCGACGCCGGCGTTGCGCGTTTCTCTGGTGGCACACCCGCCGAGACGCTCGAGGCCTTCCGCGAGTCGATGCACGAGCGCGTGGCGCCGTTCTCCGCGGAGGCCGCGCTCGGCGAGGTCGTCGTGCACGCCGAGGACATCCGCCGCGCGCTCGACATCGAACACACCTACCCCGCCGAGACGCTGCGTCAGCTCGCCGACCACTACAAGGACGCGGGCCTCGGCATGGGCGCGGGCGACCGCATCAAGGGTCTGCACCTCATGGCCACCGACCAGAAGTGGGAGACGGGCAAGGGCGACGTCGTCTCGGGGCCGATCATCGCGCTCATCATGACGATGCTCGGACGCACCGCCTACCTCGACGACCTGTCCGGCGACGGCGTCGAGACGTACCGCGCGCGCCTGACGCGCTGA
- a CDS encoding YccF domain-containing protein, producing MKTLLNIIWFVFAGVWLWLSYMLAGLIMCILIVTIPFGVASFRIANFAVWPFGRTYVDKPTAGVGSMIGNIIWFVLAGIWIAIAHIGTAIALAVTIIGLPLAWANLKMIPLALFPLGKQIVPESAARPLMPQAGTPTTSRY from the coding sequence ATGAAGACGTTGCTCAACATCATCTGGTTCGTGTTCGCCGGGGTGTGGTTGTGGTTGAGCTACATGCTCGCCGGGCTCATCATGTGCATTCTCATCGTGACGATCCCGTTCGGCGTCGCGTCGTTCCGCATCGCCAACTTCGCCGTGTGGCCGTTCGGGCGCACGTACGTCGACAAGCCGACAGCGGGCGTCGGGTCGATGATCGGCAACATCATCTGGTTCGTGCTCGCGGGCATCTGGATCGCCATCGCGCACATCGGCACAGCCATCGCCCTCGCCGTCACGATCATCGGTCTGCCCCTCGCCTGGGCGAACCTCAAGATGATCCCGCTCGCACTGTTCCCGCTGGGCAAGCAGATCGTCCCCGAGAGCGCGGCGCGCCCGCTCATGCCGCAGGCCGGCACGCCGACGACGTCGCGCTACTGA
- a CDS encoding class I SAM-dependent methyltransferase has protein sequence MNDTQLSTAATSPTATAGSEEYLRVNKANWDDRAVAHAASPDYSVQHFIDHPDAISRVVRFDVERAPGLGSLDGLDVVHLQCHIGTDTLSLKRLGAQRVTGVDLSPKSLEEARRIAAAAGHGDIEYVESDVYSAPEALGGRQFDLVYTGIGALCWLPSIERWAQVVEALLKPGGRLFIREGHPMLWAMGDHPATAKRTLRDDEFTTPAVEFPYFEQEQPLVFDDGGTYVETGHEFTANVTHEWNHGLGEVVTALLNAGLRLDALVEHQSVPWNALPGQMVEIEPNEWQLAENPARLAATYTLTATKPADVDDAGNARLTAPEASASQGPPKPPASDEPSARTT, from the coding sequence ATGAACGACACGCAGCTCTCGACCGCAGCCACGTCGCCGACGGCGACGGCTGGTAGTGAGGAGTACCTGCGCGTCAACAAGGCCAACTGGGATGACCGTGCCGTCGCCCATGCCGCAAGCCCCGACTATTCGGTGCAGCACTTCATCGACCACCCCGACGCCATCAGCCGTGTCGTCCGGTTCGACGTGGAGCGTGCGCCGGGGCTCGGATCGCTCGACGGGCTTGACGTCGTCCACCTCCAGTGCCACATCGGCACCGACACGTTGTCGCTGAAACGGCTTGGCGCGCAGCGCGTCACGGGTGTCGACCTGTCGCCGAAGTCGTTGGAAGAGGCCCGGCGCATCGCCGCTGCAGCCGGACATGGCGACATCGAGTACGTCGAATCCGACGTCTACTCGGCGCCGGAAGCCCTGGGCGGCAGGCAGTTCGACCTCGTCTACACCGGCATCGGCGCGCTGTGTTGGCTGCCCAGCATCGAACGCTGGGCCCAGGTCGTCGAGGCGCTGCTCAAGCCCGGCGGGCGACTGTTCATCCGCGAAGGCCACCCGATGCTTTGGGCGATGGGCGACCACCCAGCCACCGCGAAACGCACCCTGCGCGATGACGAATTCACCACCCCTGCCGTGGAGTTCCCCTACTTCGAGCAGGAGCAACCACTCGTGTTCGACGACGGGGGCACCTACGTCGAGACCGGCCACGAGTTCACCGCGAACGTCACGCACGAATGGAATCACGGGCTCGGCGAGGTCGTCACGGCACTGCTGAACGCCGGGCTCCGACTCGACGCACTCGTCGAGCACCAGAGCGTCCCGTGGAACGCGCTGCCCGGCCAGATGGTCGAGATCGAACCGAACGAGTGGCAGCTCGCCGAGAATCCCGCGCGGCTCGCCGCGACCTACACCTTGACGGCAACAAAGCCTGCGGACGTCGACGACGCAGGCAACGCGCGCCTCACCGCACCCGAAGCATCTGCGTCGCAGGGCCCCCCGAAGCCGCCGGCATCGGACGAACCCTCGGCCCGAACGACCTGA
- a CDS encoding MDR/zinc-dependent alcohol dehydrogenase-like family protein, giving the protein MMPRTATPTSADTTVREEVGIQFPAGSDRTRPTTPTVKAIVAEAVRNSDPALASRVEADTSWRQGYVGAMRELTVRTAADDDAATTIARDGLAAARAHLVHVANDGTQTPLADLDVDAVVDAARGTFGTHTVDGTAEPRQELAIPYQGRMLSGHDLERQLAAWVHKGIVEQSCADAVMRVVAHPEWLSLPGHVVADIGAGAEMGPLEMLSSWGARILAIDIPRVSERLEKMARDGADHVSLPTKDGETGADITRDTAAVAAWIDEQAGDDTIVLGMHAYADSGMHIRLTLAGDLIATWLQERRPTTVLAYLATPTDAFVVPQEIIDAARSRWSRHGSKGFAKRALRTASRGQLFTEPYPKGSRVTDCIIAQQGPNYAVAKRLQRWRAVASEADGRRVSFNVAPATFTRSVTKNTALKAAYAGAHHFGVEVFAAETSRALMAALLVHDVMRDDLAPGAAPQRAHAEELFSDGAAHGGLWRTAWAPRSALGVAAALGAPKALRRKA; this is encoded by the coding sequence ATGATGCCGAGGACCGCCACACCGACGTCCGCCGACACCACCGTCCGCGAGGAGGTCGGCATCCAGTTCCCGGCCGGATCCGACCGCACGCGCCCGACGACGCCGACCGTCAAGGCCATCGTCGCGGAAGCGGTGCGCAACAGCGACCCCGCACTGGCGAGCCGAGTCGAGGCCGACACGTCGTGGCGTCAGGGCTACGTCGGCGCGATGCGCGAACTCACCGTCCGCACCGCTGCCGATGACGATGCAGCGACGACGATCGCCCGCGACGGCCTCGCCGCGGCGCGCGCCCATCTCGTCCACGTTGCCAACGACGGCACGCAGACACCGCTCGCCGACCTCGACGTCGACGCCGTCGTCGATGCCGCCCGCGGCACGTTCGGCACCCACACCGTGGACGGCACCGCCGAGCCTCGTCAGGAACTCGCCATCCCCTACCAGGGGCGCATGCTGAGCGGCCACGATCTCGAACGCCAACTCGCGGCGTGGGTGCACAAGGGCATCGTGGAGCAGTCGTGCGCGGACGCCGTCATGCGTGTCGTCGCGCACCCGGAGTGGCTGAGCCTGCCTGGCCACGTCGTCGCCGACATCGGCGCCGGCGCCGAGATGGGGCCGCTCGAGATGCTGTCGAGCTGGGGCGCACGCATCCTCGCGATCGACATCCCCCGCGTCAGCGAGCGCCTCGAGAAGATGGCGCGCGACGGTGCGGACCACGTCAGCCTGCCGACGAAGGACGGCGAGACGGGCGCCGACATCACGCGCGACACCGCGGCCGTCGCTGCGTGGATCGACGAGCAGGCGGGTGACGACACCATCGTCCTCGGCATGCACGCCTATGCCGATTCGGGCATGCACATCCGCCTGACGCTCGCCGGCGACCTCATCGCCACCTGGCTGCAGGAGCGCCGCCCGACGACGGTGCTCGCCTATCTCGCGACGCCGACCGACGCGTTCGTCGTACCCCAGGAGATCATCGACGCCGCCCGCTCGAGGTGGTCACGCCACGGCAGCAAGGGTTTCGCGAAGCGCGCGCTGCGCACCGCGTCACGCGGCCAACTGTTCACCGAGCCCTACCCGAAGGGCTCGCGCGTCACCGACTGCATCATCGCCCAGCAGGGCCCCAACTACGCCGTCGCGAAGCGCCTGCAGCGCTGGCGCGCCGTCGCCTCGGAGGCTGACGGGCGCCGCGTCTCGTTCAACGTCGCACCCGCGACGTTCACCCGGTCGGTGACGAAGAACACCGCCCTCAAGGCCGCCTACGCCGGCGCGCACCACTTCGGTGTCGAGGTCTTCGCCGCCGAGACGAGCCGCGCGCTCATGGCGGCGTTGCTCGTCCACGACGTCATGCGTGACGACCTCGCCCCCGGTGCCGCGCCTCAGCGCGCCCACGCCGAAGAACTCTTCAGCGACGGCGCCGCACACGGTGGCTTGTGGCGCACGGCCTGGGCACCCCGCTCGGCCCTCGGCGTCGCGGCCGCTCTCGGCGCCCCCAAGGCGCTGCGCCGCAAGGCATAG